In the Mycolicibacterium thermoresistibile genome, one interval contains:
- a CDS encoding enoyl-CoA hydratase/isomerase family protein: protein MTAKNEDVLVNVEGGVGLLTLNRPKAINSLTHGMVTTMAERLAAWENDDSVRAVLLTGAGERGLCAGGDVVAIYHSAKADGAEARRFWFDEYRLNAHIGRYPKPYVSIMDGIVMGGGVGVGAHGNVRVVTDTTKMAMPEVGIGFIPDVGGTYLLSRAPGKLGLHAALTGAPFSGADAIVMGFADHYVPHDKIDEFTRAVIADGVDAALAAHAQEPPASPLAEQRSWIDECYTGDTVADIIAALRAHDAPAAGEAADLIATRSPIALSVTLESVRRAAKLQSLEDTLRQEYRVSCASLKSHDLVEGIRAQLVDKDRNPKWRPATLAEVTEADVEAYFAPVDPELTFEGETQ, encoded by the coding sequence GTGACCGCCAAAAACGAGGATGTCCTAGTAAATGTTGAGGGCGGTGTCGGGCTGCTGACCCTCAACCGGCCGAAAGCCATCAACTCGCTCACCCACGGCATGGTGACGACGATGGCCGAGCGCCTGGCCGCGTGGGAGAACGACGACTCGGTGCGCGCCGTGCTGCTCACCGGGGCCGGGGAACGCGGGTTGTGCGCCGGCGGTGACGTGGTGGCGATCTACCACAGCGCCAAGGCCGACGGCGCCGAGGCCCGCCGGTTCTGGTTCGACGAGTACCGGCTCAACGCGCACATCGGCCGCTACCCGAAGCCGTACGTCTCGATCATGGACGGCATCGTGATGGGCGGCGGCGTCGGAGTGGGCGCGCACGGCAATGTCCGGGTCGTCACCGACACCACCAAGATGGCGATGCCCGAGGTCGGTATCGGCTTCATTCCCGACGTCGGCGGCACCTACCTGCTGTCCCGGGCGCCCGGCAAGCTCGGCCTGCACGCGGCGCTGACCGGTGCGCCGTTCTCCGGGGCGGACGCGATCGTGATGGGCTTCGCCGACCACTATGTGCCGCACGACAAGATCGACGAGTTCACCCGCGCGGTGATCGCCGACGGTGTGGACGCCGCGCTCGCCGCGCACGCCCAGGAGCCGCCGGCCAGCCCGCTGGCCGAGCAGCGGTCCTGGATCGACGAGTGCTACACGGGTGACACCGTCGCCGACATCATCGCGGCGCTGCGTGCGCACGACGCCCCGGCGGCCGGGGAGGCGGCGGATCTGATCGCCACCCGCTCCCCGATCGCGCTGTCGGTGACGCTGGAGTCGGTGCGACGGGCCGCGAAGCTCCAGAGCCTCGAAGACACGTTGCGCCAGGAGTACCGGGTCTCGTGTGCGTCGCTGAAGTCGCACGACCTGGTCGAGGGCATCCGGGCGCAGCTCGTCGACAAGGACCGCAACCCCAAGTGGCGGCCGGCCACCCTGGCCGAGGTCACCGAAGCCGACGTCGAGGCCTATTTCGCCCCGGTCGACCCCGAGCTGACTTTCGAAGGAGAAACACAATGA
- a CDS encoding enoyl-CoA hydratase, whose protein sequence is MSAKNYETILVTREDRVGIITLNRPKALNALNSQVMTEVTDAAAEFDSDPGIGAIIVTGNEKAFAAGADIKEMADLEFADVFAADFFAPWSKFAATRTPTIAAVAGYALGGGCELAMMCDLLIAADTAKFGQPEIKLGVLPGMGGSQRLTRAIGKAKAMDLILTGRTIDAEEAERSGLVSRVVPADKLLDEAKETAATIAAMSLSAARMAKEAVNRAFETSLAEGLLFERRVFHSAFATADQSEGMAAFTEKRPPKFTHR, encoded by the coding sequence ATGAGCGCCAAGAACTACGAGACGATCCTGGTGACCCGGGAGGACCGGGTCGGCATCATCACCCTGAACCGGCCCAAGGCGCTCAACGCGCTCAACAGCCAGGTGATGACCGAAGTCACCGATGCGGCAGCCGAATTCGACAGCGATCCGGGCATCGGCGCGATCATCGTGACCGGTAACGAGAAGGCGTTCGCGGCCGGCGCGGACATCAAGGAGATGGCCGACCTGGAGTTCGCCGACGTGTTCGCCGCGGATTTCTTCGCGCCGTGGTCGAAGTTCGCCGCCACCCGCACCCCGACCATCGCCGCGGTGGCCGGGTATGCGCTCGGCGGCGGCTGCGAACTGGCGATGATGTGCGATCTGCTCATCGCCGCCGACACCGCGAAGTTCGGCCAGCCCGAGATCAAGCTGGGCGTGCTGCCGGGCATGGGCGGCTCGCAGCGGCTGACCCGGGCGATCGGCAAGGCCAAGGCGATGGATCTGATCCTGACCGGCCGCACCATCGACGCCGAGGAGGCCGAGCGCAGCGGGCTGGTGTCACGGGTGGTGCCGGCGGACAAACTGCTCGACGAGGCCAAGGAGACCGCCGCGACGATCGCCGCCATGTCGTTGAGCGCGGCGCGGATGGCCAAGGAAGCCGTCAACCGGGCGTTCGAGACCTCGCTGGCCGAGGGTTTGCTCTTCGAACGCCGGGTGTTCCACTCCGCGTTCGCCACCGCCGATCAGTCCGAGGGCATGGCCGCGTTCACCGAGAAGCGTCCCCCGAAGTTCACTCACCGCTAG
- a CDS encoding alpha/beta hydrolase, with protein MTATPDKTAEHASEEVAPQEHKSEPGAWWTRHYTFFGTAVGLVFLWFSLTPSLLPRGPLFQGIVSGAAGAAGYGIGVFGVWLVRFMASRDSSPRAPRWAWIALIVVGTVVQLLMINYFRIWQDEVRDFMGVPRLTFWDHPLAGALSIAFLFTLVEIGKLIGRAVRFLNGQLRRFAPPRVSAVVSVLLVVALIIAILNGIVVRWAMSTINSTFAAVNEEDDPAFPAPTTPLRSGGPGSLVSWESLGHQGRIFVAAGPTVEQLSEFNGAPAVEPIRAYAGLNSANGIRETAALAARELQRTGGLNRQVVAVATTTGTGWINEAEASALEYMFNGDTAIVSMQYSYLPSWLSFLVDKENARQAGQALFEAVDALIREMPEAERPRLVVFGESLGSFGGEAPFLALNNLVARTDGALFSGPTFNNEIWAELTRTRDPGSPMWLPIYDRGANVRFVSRPDDLNRPDAPWGEPRVVYLQHASDPIAWWSPDLLFAEPDWLKEPRGYDVSGRTQWIPVVTFLQVAADMAVATQVPDGHGHRYVHTVADAWAAVLQPPGWTHEKTERLRPLLHADAKPNEVSPTK; from the coding sequence GTGACCGCGACCCCGGACAAGACCGCCGAGCATGCCTCCGAAGAGGTTGCGCCGCAGGAACACAAGTCTGAACCGGGCGCGTGGTGGACCCGCCACTACACGTTCTTCGGGACCGCGGTCGGGTTGGTGTTCCTCTGGTTCTCGCTGACCCCGTCACTGCTGCCGCGCGGTCCGCTGTTCCAGGGGATCGTCAGCGGCGCAGCCGGCGCGGCCGGTTACGGCATCGGCGTGTTCGGGGTGTGGCTGGTGCGCTTCATGGCGTCCAGGGATTCCAGCCCGCGCGCGCCGCGGTGGGCCTGGATCGCGCTGATCGTGGTCGGGACCGTCGTCCAACTGCTGATGATCAACTACTTCCGGATCTGGCAGGACGAGGTCCGCGACTTCATGGGCGTGCCGCGGCTGACGTTCTGGGACCATCCGCTGGCCGGTGCGCTGTCCATTGCCTTCCTGTTCACCCTGGTCGAGATCGGCAAGCTGATCGGGCGGGCGGTGCGGTTCCTCAACGGTCAGCTGAGACGCTTTGCGCCGCCCCGGGTCTCGGCGGTCGTCTCGGTGCTGTTGGTGGTGGCGCTGATCATCGCGATCCTCAACGGGATCGTGGTGCGCTGGGCGATGAGCACGATCAACAGCACGTTCGCGGCGGTCAACGAGGAGGATGACCCGGCGTTCCCGGCGCCCACCACCCCGCTGCGTTCGGGTGGCCCCGGATCGTTGGTCAGCTGGGAGTCGCTGGGGCATCAGGGCCGTATCTTCGTGGCGGCCGGCCCCACCGTCGAGCAGCTGTCCGAGTTCAACGGCGCCCCGGCGGTGGAGCCGATCCGCGCCTATGCGGGCCTGAACTCCGCCAACGGGATCCGCGAGACCGCGGCGTTGGCGGCCCGCGAGCTGCAGCGCACCGGCGGGCTGAACCGGCAGGTGGTGGCCGTGGCCACCACCACCGGCACCGGCTGGATCAACGAGGCCGAGGCGTCGGCGCTGGAGTACATGTTCAACGGCGACACCGCGATCGTGTCGATGCAGTACTCGTATCTGCCCAGCTGGCTGTCGTTCCTGGTGGACAAGGAGAACGCCCGCCAGGCCGGTCAGGCGCTGTTCGAGGCGGTCGACGCGCTGATCCGGGAGATGCCCGAGGCCGAGCGGCCGCGGCTGGTGGTCTTCGGGGAGAGTCTCGGCTCGTTCGGCGGCGAGGCGCCGTTCCTGGCGTTGAACAACCTGGTCGCCCGGACCGATGGTGCGCTGTTCTCCGGGCCGACGTTCAACAACGAGATCTGGGCCGAGCTGACCCGCACCCGGGATCCCGGTTCGCCGATGTGGCTGCCGATCTACGACCGGGGCGCGAACGTCCGATTCGTCTCCCGCCCCGACGATCTGAACCGCCCGGACGCCCCGTGGGGCGAGCCGCGGGTGGTGTACCTGCAGCACGCCTCCGACCCGATCGCCTGGTGGAGTCCGGATCTGCTGTTCGCCGAACCGGATTGGCTCAAGGAGCCCCGCGGCTACGACGTGTCGGGCCGCACCCAGTGGATTCCGGTGGTGACGTTCCTGCAGGTGGCGGCCGATATGGCGGTGGCGACCCAGGTTCCCGACGGGCACGGCCACCGCTACGTCCACACCGTGGCCGACGCCTGGGCCGCGGTGCTGCAACCACCGGGCTGGACCCACGAGAAAACCGAACGGCTGCGGCCGCTGCTGCACGCCGACGCCAAACCGAACGAGGTCAGCCCGACGAAGTGA
- a CDS encoding rhodanese-like domain-containing protein translates to MSSRIDIMLAAARDRLTRLPAAAVPAALRRGAVLVDIRPQAQRDREGEVPGALVVERNVLEWRCDPTSDARLPQAVDDDVEWVVLCSQGYTSSLAAAALQGLGLHRATDVVGGYQALAAEGVLAQLTSSG, encoded by the coding sequence ATGAGCAGTCGCATCGACATCATGCTGGCCGCCGCCCGCGACCGGCTCACCCGGTTACCGGCCGCGGCGGTCCCGGCGGCGCTGCGGCGCGGCGCGGTCCTCGTCGACATCCGGCCACAGGCGCAACGCGACCGCGAAGGCGAGGTGCCCGGCGCCCTGGTGGTCGAACGGAATGTGCTGGAGTGGCGGTGCGATCCGACCAGCGACGCGCGGTTGCCGCAGGCCGTCGACGACGACGTGGAATGGGTGGTGCTGTGCTCGCAGGGCTACACCTCCAGCCTGGCCGCCGCGGCGCTGCAGGGCCTGGGTCTGCACCGCGCCACCGACGTCGTCGGCGGATATCAGGCGCTGGCCGCCGAAGGTGTGCTTGCGCAACTCACTTCGTCGGGCTGA
- a CDS encoding cysteine dioxygenase — protein MVSTRTGVLSGVAPTRLRLPDLLHTTDRLADDVLSGRYDHLLPAAGLPRHERWYTRLVSDDELDVWLISWVPERATELHDHGGSLGALTVLSGSLAETRWDGGTLRRRRLDAGDQAGFPLGWVHDVVWAPATTTGPTLSVHAYSPPLAAMSYYEVTERNILRRKRTELTDGPEG, from the coding sequence ATGGTTTCCACCCGTACCGGGGTCCTGTCCGGCGTGGCGCCCACCCGGCTGCGCCTGCCCGACCTGTTGCACACCACCGACCGCCTCGCCGACGACGTGCTCAGCGGCCGTTACGACCACCTGCTGCCGGCGGCGGGCCTGCCCCGTCACGAACGCTGGTACACCCGCCTGGTCAGCGACGACGAGCTCGACGTCTGGCTGATCAGCTGGGTGCCCGAGCGGGCCACCGAACTGCACGACCACGGCGGATCGCTGGGTGCGTTGACCGTGCTGTCCGGGTCTCTCGCCGAAACCCGTTGGGATGGCGGCACCTTGCGCCGCCGCCGGCTCGATGCCGGCGATCAGGCGGGTTTCCCGCTGGGCTGGGTGCACGACGTGGTGTGGGCGCCGGCCACCACCACCGGGCCCACGCTCAGCGTGCACGCCTACTCGCCGCCGCTGGCCGCGATGTCGTACTACGAGGTCACTGAACGAAACATTCTGCGCCGCAAACGCACCGAGCTGACCGACGGGCCGGAGGGATGA
- a CDS encoding lipoprotein LpqV, with product MRSLAIRATVTTAAVAAALSGCSSEPGDTTEPSPAAPGTTTTSPQPGAIEVSPGGVTTAMAVPAESTEDEYFRACITARQWMEEQDGELADQVEPYLAMLQRSDEAGPSTFDTPWSQLPPGRQAAVIVAVRAAADELCG from the coding sequence ATGCGCAGCCTCGCGATCCGTGCCACTGTCACCACCGCGGCCGTCGCGGCCGCGCTCTCGGGGTGCTCGTCGGAGCCCGGCGACACGACCGAACCGTCGCCCGCGGCACCGGGGACGACCACCACCAGCCCGCAACCGGGCGCGATCGAGGTGTCCCCCGGCGGGGTCACCACGGCGATGGCGGTGCCCGCCGAATCCACCGAGGACGAGTACTTCCGCGCCTGCATCACCGCACGTCAATGGATGGAGGAGCAGGACGGCGAGCTCGCCGATCAGGTCGAACCGTATCTGGCGATGCTGCAGCGCAGCGATGAGGCCGGACCGTCCACCTTCGACACCCCGTGGTCGCAGTTGCCGCCCGGACGGCAGGCCGCGGTGATCGTCGCCGTCCGGGCCGCCGCCGACGAACTGTGCGGCTGA
- a CDS encoding CPBP family intramembrane glutamic endopeptidase, translating into MSVAGENGNARASSDVRTALILGGVFGGVVAIWLLLDHGVAAVLGEDHSRTAHVVRALGATVLTVPLVVVARRRLDRRGWSGLGLTPLREGWRPLLLGIGWWAVPAAVATVGVVAAGGAQLRVQEPIGNVLAGLAALTVLVLLYEALPEELIFRGYFYANLAERRPVGEAVIGQAVLFTLWGVAIGAALSAERIVLFLVFSCALGVVRAITGSLWSTIGFHWAFQVTAQYLGPSWDAVALDDPDQLVALTLSMVPFLAVFAGAAVLRRRSGRFRSA; encoded by the coding sequence ATGTCCGTCGCCGGGGAGAACGGCAATGCCAGAGCGTCGTCGGATGTGCGGACCGCCCTGATCCTCGGCGGGGTCTTCGGCGGGGTGGTCGCCATCTGGCTGCTGCTGGATCACGGTGTGGCCGCCGTGCTGGGCGAGGACCACAGCCGCACCGCGCACGTCGTCCGCGCGCTGGGTGCGACCGTGCTGACGGTGCCGCTGGTCGTGGTGGCCCGCCGCAGGCTGGACCGCCGCGGATGGTCGGGGCTGGGCCTGACCCCGCTGCGCGAAGGCTGGCGCCCGCTGCTGCTCGGCATCGGGTGGTGGGCGGTTCCCGCGGCCGTGGCGACGGTCGGCGTCGTCGCCGCCGGCGGTGCGCAGCTGCGGGTGCAGGAGCCGATCGGGAACGTGCTGGCCGGGCTGGCGGCGCTCACGGTGCTGGTGCTGCTGTACGAGGCGCTGCCCGAGGAGTTGATCTTCCGGGGCTACTTCTACGCCAACCTCGCCGAACGGCGGCCGGTCGGCGAGGCCGTCATCGGGCAGGCGGTGCTGTTCACGCTGTGGGGGGTGGCCATCGGTGCGGCGCTCTCGGCCGAACGCATCGTGTTGTTCCTCGTGTTCTCCTGCGCGCTGGGCGTGGTGCGGGCGATCACCGGGAGCCTGTGGAGCACCATCGGATTCCACTGGGCGTTTCAGGTCACCGCGCAGTATCTGGGGCCCAGCTGGGACGCTGTCGCACTCGACGACCCGGACCAACTGGTGGCGCTGACCCTGAGCATGGTCCCGTTCCTGGCGGTGTTCGCCGGTGCGGCCGTGCTGCGACGACGGTCGGGCCGGTTCCGCTCAGCGTGA